From the genome of Halorussus caseinilyticus, one region includes:
- a CDS encoding BsuPI-related putative proteinase inhibitor: MTLQSSVTASVESDRVVFEYTVENVGDSPEDVQLRSALTADFAVLEDGEEVWRASDGQMFAQMMQTETIDAGDGETFPGEWDDPEPGDYTVVAELNATGDTAEARTDFSV; the protein is encoded by the coding sequence ATGACGCTTCAAAGCTCCGTCACCGCATCCGTCGAGTCCGACCGCGTGGTCTTCGAGTACACCGTCGAGAACGTCGGCGACTCCCCGGAGGACGTTCAGCTCCGGAGCGCGCTGACCGCCGACTTCGCCGTCCTCGAAGACGGCGAGGAAGTCTGGCGGGCCAGCGACGGCCAGATGTTCGCCCAGATGATGCAGACCGAGACCATCGACGCCGGGGACGGCGAGACGTTCCCCGGCGAGTGGGACGACCCCGAACCCGGCGACTACACCGTGGTCGCGGAACTGAACGCGACCGGCGACACGGCCGAGGCCCGGACCGACTTCTCGGTGTAG
- a CDS encoding S8 family serine peptidase, giving the protein MQFETNLSRRAVLRATGGSLVGATATGLAAATPGRSVEVNVGFAAESGRRAALDAAGEVVREFDSLDALTMRAPKRAATTLGKRADVRYVEENGRMETFAQTLQWSVDRVDADRTSADGTGADIAIVDTGIDSDRSDLEQNLGEGVAVVPCSDESYCNGCKVPWDDDSGHGTQLATLVGAVDNYEGTVGVAPGATLHAVKVFGADGSGSYSDIAAGLETVADKGWDVANMSFGGSYSSTLYDAIRYADDEGVTLVGAVGNSGSCTDCVSYPAKFGEVIAVSATNRNDSLAYFSATGPEVELAAPGTDIYFESCDASDGYQSLSGTSYAAAHVSGGAGILRAQGYTSDGARTRLRDTAEDLGLSSNEQGYGLLDVAAAA; this is encoded by the coding sequence ATGCAGTTCGAAACCAACCTCTCCAGACGTGCCGTCCTCCGTGCGACCGGCGGTTCGCTCGTCGGGGCTACCGCGACCGGTCTCGCGGCGGCGACCCCCGGCCGGTCGGTCGAAGTCAACGTCGGGTTCGCCGCCGAGAGCGGGCGGAGGGCCGCGCTCGACGCCGCGGGCGAAGTCGTCCGCGAGTTCGATTCCCTCGACGCACTGACGATGCGCGCGCCCAAGCGGGCCGCGACCACACTCGGCAAGCGCGCCGACGTGCGCTACGTCGAGGAGAACGGCCGGATGGAAACGTTCGCCCAGACCCTACAGTGGAGCGTAGACCGGGTAGACGCCGACCGGACCTCTGCCGACGGCACCGGCGCGGACATCGCAATCGTGGACACCGGCATCGACAGCGACCGGTCGGACCTCGAGCAGAACCTCGGCGAGGGAGTCGCCGTCGTCCCCTGTTCGGACGAGAGCTACTGCAACGGCTGTAAGGTACCGTGGGACGACGACAGCGGTCACGGGACGCAGCTAGCGACTCTCGTCGGGGCGGTGGATAACTACGAGGGGACCGTCGGCGTGGCACCCGGCGCGACCCTCCACGCGGTCAAAGTCTTCGGCGCTGACGGGTCGGGGTCGTACTCGGACATCGCGGCGGGTCTCGAAACGGTCGCGGACAAGGGTTGGGACGTGGCGAACATGAGTTTCGGCGGCAGTTACTCCAGCACGCTGTACGACGCAATCAGGTACGCCGACGACGAGGGCGTCACCCTCGTCGGTGCGGTCGGAAACAGCGGCTCTTGCACCGACTGCGTGAGCTATCCCGCCAAGTTCGGCGAAGTGATAGCCGTCAGCGCGACCAACCGGAACGACTCGCTCGCGTACTTCTCGGCGACCGGACCGGAAGTCGAACTCGCCGCGCCCGGCACCGACATCTACTTCGAGTCCTGCGACGCGAGCGACGGCTACCAGTCGCTCTCGGGGACTTCCTACGCCGCCGCGCACGTCTCGGGCGGCGCTGGCATCCTCCGCGCGCAGGGGTACACGAGCGACGGCGCTCGCACCCGCCTCCGGGACACCGCCGAGGACCTCGGCCTGTCGAGCAACGAACAGGGTTACGGTCTGCTCGACGTGGCGGCCGCGGCGTGA
- a CDS encoding competence/damage-inducible protein A → MQVALVTVGDELLAGDTVNTNAAWLGQRLADRGASVERVVVVPDREADIARVVNELRADYDAVLVTGGLGPTHDDLTMEGVAAAVGVPVEEHDDAVAWITDHTDYEHADLVEGTTHLPKGSRMLPNPEGVAPGCVVEGIYVLPGVPDEMEAMFESVADEFSGAYRHVRTVEADEPESALVDRLAEVRDRFDVTVGSYPGDHVRIKVQSTDEDELERAVSWLSERVEPTSN, encoded by the coding sequence ATGCAGGTAGCCCTCGTCACCGTCGGCGACGAACTGCTGGCGGGCGACACCGTGAACACGAACGCCGCGTGGTTGGGCCAGCGACTCGCCGACCGCGGCGCGAGCGTCGAGCGCGTGGTCGTCGTTCCCGACCGGGAGGCCGACATCGCCCGCGTCGTCAACGAGTTGCGCGCCGACTACGACGCCGTTCTCGTCACCGGCGGTCTCGGGCCGACCCACGACGACCTGACGATGGAGGGCGTCGCCGCCGCCGTCGGCGTTCCGGTCGAGGAACACGACGACGCCGTGGCGTGGATAACCGACCACACCGACTACGAACACGCCGACCTCGTGGAGGGGACGACCCACCTCCCGAAGGGGTCCCGGATGCTTCCCAACCCGGAAGGGGTCGCGCCGGGGTGCGTCGTCGAAGGCATCTACGTCCTGCCGGGCGTCCCCGACGAGATGGAGGCGATGTTCGAGTCGGTCGCAGACGAGTTCTCGGGCGCGTACCGCCACGTCCGGACCGTAGAGGCCGACGAACCCGAGAGTGCGCTGGTGGACCGACTCGCGGAGGTCCGCGACCGGTTCGACGTGACCGTCGGAAGCTACCCCGGCGACCACGTTCGCATCAAGGTCCAGAGTACCGACGAGGACGAACTCGAACGCGCGGTCTCGTGGCTCAGCGAGCGCGTCGAACCGACGAGTAACTGA
- a CDS encoding transcription factor, with product MAFEDLLEDPVIQKYLHELVGPKGMPVAAAPPDGEVTDEELAEELDLELNDVRRALFILYENDLATYRRLRDEDSGWLTYLWTFQYENIPDNLEEEMYRLLDALEARQEYEYQHEFYLCEVCSIRFEFGEAMDFGFECPECGSPLESMENSRLIDAMERRIENLRGELNVEHREEAEA from the coding sequence ATGGCTTTTGAGGACTTACTGGAGGACCCAGTAATTCAGAAATATCTTCACGAGTTGGTCGGTCCGAAGGGGATGCCGGTCGCCGCGGCCCCGCCGGACGGCGAAGTCACCGACGAGGAACTCGCCGAGGAGTTGGACCTCGAACTCAACGACGTTCGACGCGCGCTGTTCATCCTCTACGAGAACGACCTCGCCACGTACCGCCGCCTGCGCGACGAGGACTCGGGGTGGCTGACGTACCTCTGGACGTTCCAGTACGAGAACATCCCGGACAACCTCGAAGAGGAGATGTACCGCCTGCTAGACGCCCTCGAAGCGCGCCAAGAGTACGAGTACCAACACGAGTTCTACCTGTGTGAGGTGTGTTCGATTCGCTTCGAGTTCGGCGAGGCGATGGACTTCGGCTTCGAGTGCCCCGAGTGCGGGTCGCCGCTCGAATCCATGGAGAACAGCAGGCTCATCGACGCGATGGAGCGACGAATCGAGAACCTCCGAGGCGAACTCAACGTCGAACACCGTGAAGAGGCCGAGGCATAG
- a CDS encoding tRNA (cytidine(56)-2'-O)-methyltransferase has translation MQGEPEVAVLRLGHRPGRDERMTTHVGLTARALGADRAILAGDASKSEGTVADITDRFGGPFEVELTDSPKAVIRDWAGRVVHLTMYGERIQDVETTVRECHADGEPILVVVGSQKVSFDVYEAADWNVGVTNQPHSEVAGLAVFLDRLFEGRELDREWTDADQTVVPRATGKKVVPADEE, from the coding sequence ATGCAAGGCGAACCCGAGGTTGCGGTCCTCCGACTGGGCCATCGGCCGGGCCGCGACGAGCGAATGACGACCCACGTCGGCCTGACCGCGCGGGCGCTGGGGGCCGACCGCGCGATTCTGGCGGGCGACGCGAGCAAGTCCGAGGGCACCGTCGCGGACATCACCGACCGCTTCGGCGGCCCGTTCGAGGTGGAACTGACCGACAGTCCGAAGGCCGTCATCCGCGACTGGGCGGGCCGGGTCGTCCACCTGACGATGTACGGCGAACGGATTCAGGACGTGGAAACGACCGTCCGCGAGTGCCACGCCGACGGCGAACCAATCTTGGTCGTCGTCGGGTCACAGAAAGTCTCGTTCGACGTGTACGAGGCCGCAGACTGGAACGTCGGCGTGACCAACCAACCCCACTCCGAAGTCGCGGGGTTGGCGGTGTTTCTGGACCGCCTCTTCGAAGGCCGGGAGTTGGACCGCGAGTGGACCGACGCCGACCAGACCGTCGTGCCGCGGGCGACCGGCAAGAAGGTCGTCCCGGCCGACGAGGAGTGA
- a CDS encoding DUF5803 family protein → MNRRLLLAFASVALLALTAGCAGIFGGDQISEKRLEGDGNATYEWNNSAAVTLNVTGGQYQAVYDFDNRSQLAIFERESLGEKTPVEVGTVRFQYPNGTVVTLGQERVLKKDSKTVFLLPVSDGKLAYTAPHRGKSFSTPTYVEGSYEVVLPSGMRVGMPILSQVRPNADDKAQIDGRVHLSWAEVTADNVVVRYYLARDLTIFGGIIAAGILVALVGLAYFRLQIRQLEQEREEMGLNVDTGDDEFDQGPPPGMG, encoded by the coding sequence ATGAATCGGCGACTCTTACTCGCGTTCGCGTCGGTCGCACTGCTCGCTCTCACCGCCGGATGCGCGGGTATCTTCGGCGGCGACCAGATAAGCGAGAAGCGTCTGGAGGGCGACGGCAACGCGACCTACGAGTGGAACAACTCCGCCGCCGTGACGCTGAACGTCACCGGCGGCCAGTATCAGGCGGTCTACGACTTCGACAACCGGTCGCAACTCGCCATCTTCGAACGCGAGTCGCTCGGCGAGAAGACGCCCGTCGAGGTGGGGACGGTCAGGTTCCAGTACCCCAACGGGACCGTCGTCACCCTCGGACAGGAGCGCGTGCTGAAGAAAGACTCCAAGACGGTGTTCCTGCTCCCGGTCTCGGACGGGAAACTCGCATACACCGCGCCCCACCGCGGCAAGTCGTTCAGCACGCCGACCTACGTCGAAGGCTCCTACGAAGTCGTCCTCCCGTCGGGGATGCGCGTCGGGATGCCGATTCTGAGTCAGGTCCGGCCGAACGCCGACGACAAGGCCCAAATCGACGGTCGGGTCCACCTCTCGTGGGCCGAGGTGACGGCCGACAACGTGGTGGTGCGCTACTACCTCGCCCGCGACCTGACCATCTTCGGCGGCATCATCGCCGCCGGTATCCTCGTCGCTCTGGTCGGGTTGGCTTACTTCCGCCTCCAGATTCGGCAACTCGAACAGGAGCGCGAGGAGATGGGCCTGAACGTCGATACCGGTGACGACGAGTTCGACCAAGGGCCGCCGCCGGGGATGGGCTAG
- a CDS encoding DUF2110 family protein, translating to MVVLATKVYVQGDARERALDALRSLVGNEIEDLDVEYTVGVRRDEFAVVTIEGDDEVVARNVLREEFGEVTPDFESGETYVGTLEAWDDEGFVLDAGEEIRIPASELGLGQGTPVQIVERFGLVQHMPLTFVYSDPDAESHRLADAERDRLYDWTRGAGRVNVNSATRGEVRATVNRAGHARDIVTVERLGLLEQSIVCKDETDPPGLLAAIGDYLPAEIRCVIP from the coding sequence ATGGTCGTACTCGCCACGAAGGTGTACGTGCAGGGCGACGCCCGCGAACGCGCACTCGACGCACTCCGGTCGCTCGTCGGTAACGAAATCGAGGACCTCGACGTGGAGTACACCGTCGGCGTCCGCCGCGACGAGTTCGCGGTCGTGACCATCGAGGGCGACGACGAAGTAGTCGCCCGAAACGTCCTGCGCGAGGAGTTCGGCGAAGTAACCCCCGACTTCGAGTCGGGCGAGACCTACGTCGGCACGCTCGAAGCGTGGGACGACGAGGGCTTCGTCCTCGACGCGGGCGAGGAGATTCGCATCCCCGCGAGCGAACTCGGTCTCGGACAGGGGACGCCGGTCCAAATCGTCGAGCGGTTCGGGTTGGTCCAACACATGCCGCTGACGTTCGTCTACTCGGACCCCGACGCCGAGAGCCACCGCCTCGCCGACGCCGAACGCGACCGACTCTACGACTGGACCCGCGGCGCGGGCCGAGTCAACGTCAACAGCGCGACCCGCGGCGAGGTGCGCGCGACGGTCAACCGCGCGGGCCACGCCCGGGACATCGTGACGGTCGAACGCCTCGGACTCCTCGAACAGAGCATCGTCTGCAAGGACGAGACTGACCCGCCGGGCCTGCTCGCGGCTATCGGCGACTACCTGCCCGCGGAGATTCGGTGCGTGATTCCGTAA
- a CDS encoding S8 family peptidase translates to MTRHTPIDRRSVLQATGGALAGLGATGLVSADSTPVVVNVGVAAESGRKAALDAAGEVVRDFDSLPVVTVRVPRRAASELGKRPDVRYVEQNGRMHALAQNISWGIDRIDAPEAHPCAKGKGTDVAIIDTGIDGNHPDLEANLGTGAYAVSCSSWSAECTYSWGDDNGHGTHCAGIVGAVDNSQGVLGVAPEATIHAVKVLDSNGGGSYSDIAAGIEYVADQGWDIANLSLGGSASSAVKDAVKYADSKGVLMVAAAGNSGPCTDCVGYPAAYPETLAVSSIDSSDNLSGFSSTGPEINIAAPGSDIYSTYVGGGYKTLSGTSMAAPFVSGAAALLMGDPFNYTRFKTWNILCETAEDIGLSDDATGCGLVDVQAAVDC, encoded by the coding sequence ATGACACGACACACCCCCATCGACCGACGAAGCGTCCTGCAAGCGACCGGCGGCGCACTCGCCGGACTCGGAGCGACCGGTCTCGTCTCGGCCGACTCCACCCCCGTCGTAGTCAACGTCGGGGTCGCCGCCGAGAGCGGCCGAAAGGCCGCTCTCGACGCCGCGGGCGAGGTGGTACGCGACTTCGACTCGCTCCCCGTCGTGACGGTCCGAGTCCCGAGACGGGCCGCGAGCGAACTCGGCAAGCGTCCCGACGTGCGCTACGTCGAGCAGAACGGCCGGATGCACGCGCTCGCCCAGAACATCTCGTGGGGTATCGACCGCATCGACGCACCGGAGGCCCACCCCTGCGCGAAGGGGAAGGGAACCGACGTAGCCATCATCGACACGGGCATCGACGGCAACCACCCCGACCTCGAAGCCAACCTCGGCACTGGCGCGTACGCCGTCTCGTGTAGCTCGTGGTCCGCCGAGTGTACCTACTCGTGGGGCGACGACAACGGCCACGGCACCCACTGCGCCGGAATCGTCGGGGCCGTCGATAACAGCCAAGGCGTCCTCGGGGTCGCGCCCGAGGCGACCATCCACGCCGTGAAGGTGCTGGACAGCAACGGCGGCGGGTCGTACTCGGACATCGCGGCGGGCATCGAGTACGTCGCCGACCAAGGTTGGGACATCGCCAACCTGAGTCTCGGCGGAAGCGCGTCCAGCGCGGTCAAAGACGCGGTGAAGTACGCCGACAGCAAGGGCGTCCTGATGGTCGCGGCGGCGGGCAACTCCGGGCCGTGTACCGACTGCGTGGGCTACCCCGCCGCCTATCCCGAGACCCTCGCCGTGAGTTCAATCGACTCCAGCGACAACCTCTCGGGATTCTCCTCGACCGGTCCGGAAATCAACATCGCCGCGCCCGGTTCCGACATCTACTCGACGTACGTCGGCGGCGGTTACAAGACGCTCTCGGGCACCTCGATGGCGGCACCGTTCGTCAGCGGTGCGGCGGCGTTGCTGATGGGCGACCCGTTCAACTACACGCGCTTCAAGACGTGGAACATCCTCTGCGAGACGGCGGAAGACATCGGTCTCTCGGACGACGCGACCGGTTGCGGTCTGGTGGACGTGCAGGCCGCGGTCGACTGCTGA
- a CDS encoding S8 family peptidase, whose amino-acid sequence MLEENNGVSRRKVLQTAGGSLAALSATSLAAAKPDDTVEVNVGFKSEKGRQKALDAASDVVRKFNSLDIVTIRAPKKAVTGLEQSPNVRYVEENGQMQALAQTLPWGVDRVDADVQSAEGNGADVAIIDTGIDGNHPDLEANLGAGAYATQCSSYSAECTYGWGDDNGHGTHCAGIAGAVDNYEGVVGVGSEITLHAVKVLGSRGGGSYSDIAAGIEYVADQGWDVGSLSLGGSASSSVRDAVQYADSRGVTLVAAAGNSGPCTDCVGYPAAYPETIAVSSTNSNDDLSSFSSTGPEVDIAAPGSDIYSTYVGGGYETLSGTSMACPHVAGAAGILRAQGYSNSQTKNRLLSTAENIGLADNESGAGLLDVGAL is encoded by the coding sequence ATGCTCGAAGAAAACAACGGCGTTTCCCGTCGTAAAGTTCTGCAAACCGCCGGTGGTTCGCTCGCCGCCCTGAGCGCGACCAGTCTCGCGGCGGCCAAGCCCGACGACACGGTAGAGGTCAACGTCGGGTTCAAGTCCGAGAAGGGACGACAGAAGGCGCTCGACGCCGCGAGCGACGTGGTCCGGAAGTTCAACTCGCTCGACATCGTCACCATCCGTGCGCCCAAGAAGGCGGTCACGGGTCTCGAACAGAGTCCGAACGTCCGCTACGTCGAAGAGAACGGCCAGATGCAGGCCCTCGCCCAGACCCTGCCGTGGGGCGTCGACCGTGTGGACGCCGACGTTCAGTCCGCCGAGGGTAACGGTGCAGACGTAGCAATCATCGACACGGGTATCGACGGCAACCACCCCGACCTCGAAGCCAACCTCGGCGCTGGCGCGTACGCTACCCAGTGTAGCTCCTACTCCGCCGAGTGTACCTACGGCTGGGGAGACGACAACGGCCACGGTACTCACTGTGCTGGCATCGCTGGCGCAGTCGACAACTACGAGGGCGTCGTCGGCGTCGGGTCGGAAATCACGCTCCACGCCGTGAAGGTCCTCGGTAGCAGAGGCGGTGGGTCGTACTCCGACATCGCGGCGGGTATCGAGTACGTCGCCGACCAGGGCTGGGACGTTGGTTCGCTCTCGCTCGGTGGCAGTGCGTCCAGCTCGGTCCGAGACGCGGTGCAGTACGCCGACAGCCGAGGCGTCACGCTCGTCGCGGCCGCCGGGAACTCCGGTCCCTGTACCGACTGCGTGGGCTACCCCGCCGCCTACCCCGAGACCATCGCCGTCTCCTCGACCAACTCCAACGACGACCTGTCGAGTTTCTCCTCGACCGGTCCGGAAGTGGACATCGCCGCGCCCGGTTCCGACATCTACTCGACGTACGTCGGTGGCGGTTACGAGACGCTCTCGGGTACCTCGATGGCCTGTCCGCACGTCGCCGGTGCCGCTGGCATCCTCCGTGCGCAGGGCTACTCCAACTCCCAGACGAAGAACCGCCTCCTGAGCACCGCCGAGAACATCGGTCTCGCGGACAACGAGTCCGGCGCTGGCCTGCTCGACGTGGGCGCGCTGTAA
- a CDS encoding bifunctional metallophosphatase/5'-nucleotidase, translated as MTPRILQYSDIENAYDDPERVGRLAGTIESLRDDRTVVVGTGDDTAPGVLALRTDGRQSLDFFRAVEPDVETFGNHDFDFDTDQLRGIIADSPQTWLSANVYGTDGGRFADVDPTAVVERGGERIGLVGVTDPETPDISVGANELTVTDPVDEVREALPALRERTDYVVVLAHLRDSTERTIAEFDGVDAVLGGHVHSERHDRVEDTLLLRPGANGRVVWEVELGERATATRHAVADGPRDETVASALRDRMEATGLTEVVGRVEDPIVREAERHYGGECRLANLVTDAYRWATGADVGFTQTGGLRDGPALSGEVTVADLVGVSPFDGELHTVSLTGERVRELVAESYAPDDPEGRTWRGHFAGLEIVHDPEDGRIREVRHDGDSLDPEAELSVATNAYVVEYAVETLTTDDVVESFGVQYDAIVEYVREDGLDAKIEGRLREA; from the coding sequence ATGACCCCCCGCATCCTCCAGTATTCGGACATCGAGAACGCCTACGACGACCCCGAGCGCGTGGGTCGTCTCGCCGGAACCATCGAGTCGCTCCGGGACGACCGGACCGTCGTCGTCGGGACCGGAGACGACACCGCGCCGGGCGTCCTCGCGCTCCGGACCGACGGCAGACAGTCGCTGGACTTCTTCCGGGCGGTCGAACCCGACGTGGAGACGTTCGGCAACCACGACTTCGACTTCGACACCGACCAACTGAGAGGCATTATCGCCGACTCGCCCCAGACGTGGCTGAGCGCCAACGTCTACGGGACCGACGGCGGCCGATTCGCCGACGTGGACCCGACCGCCGTGGTCGAACGCGGCGGCGAGCGAATCGGACTCGTCGGCGTGACCGACCCGGAGACGCCCGACATCTCGGTCGGTGCGAACGAACTCACCGTCACCGACCCGGTGGACGAGGTGCGCGAGGCGCTACCCGCGCTCCGCGAGCGGACCGACTACGTGGTCGTCCTCGCGCACCTCCGAGATTCGACAGAGCGCACCATCGCGGAGTTCGACGGCGTAGACGCCGTCCTCGGCGGGCACGTCCACAGCGAGCGCCACGACCGAGTGGAAGACACCCTCCTCCTGCGACCGGGCGCGAACGGCCGGGTCGTCTGGGAGGTCGAACTGGGCGAGCGAGCGACGGCGACCCGACACGCCGTGGCCGACGGCCCGCGCGACGAGACGGTAGCGAGCGCGCTCCGCGACCGGATGGAGGCGACGGGTCTTACCGAAGTCGTCGGGCGCGTCGAGGACCCAATCGTCCGGGAGGCCGAACGGCACTACGGCGGGGAGTGTCGCCTCGCCAACCTCGTCACCGACGCCTACCGGTGGGCGACCGGCGCGGACGTGGGGTTCACACAGACCGGTGGTCTCCGCGACGGTCCCGCGCTCTCGGGCGAGGTGACGGTGGCCGACCTCGTGGGCGTCTCGCCGTTCGACGGCGAGTTACACACCGTTTCGCTCACGGGCGAGCGAGTGCGCGAACTCGTCGCCGAGTCCTACGCCCCCGACGACCCGGAGGGCCGAACGTGGCGGGGCCACTTCGCCGGTCTCGAAATCGTCCACGACCCCGAGGACGGGCGCATCCGTGAAGTCCGACACGACGGCGACTCGCTGGACCCCGAGGCGGAGCTATCGGTCGCCACGAACGCCTACGTGGTCGAGTACGCGGTTGAGACGCTGACGACCGACGACGTGGTGGAGTCGTTCGGCGTCCAGTACGACGCCATCGTCGAGTACGTCCGTGAGGACGGACTCGACGCGAAGATAGAGGGTCGCCTCCGGGAGGCGTGA
- a CDS encoding arylamine N-acetyltransferase family protein, with amino-acid sequence MSPNTDAYLSRIDLDPARVETADRGTLERLQQAHVAAVPFETLAVTGDPFGPADGEGVTLTLPHLYEKVVERERGGFCFELNGLFGWLLAELGFDADRIAARMLSDDGDPRPPANHHSHLVSLDRRYVVDVGCGTPPLRRPLPLDGSVSEDAAGVAWRVVESDRSDAEYLTQYRTPGGEWSDRYLFDTTPRKLGYFEATCDHLATAPESAFTGDPTVSIATERGYQKLSPEKFTRTERGDRTEREVTEAEWSDLLESEFGLRYGWT; translated from the coding sequence ATGTCTCCGAACACCGACGCCTACCTCTCGCGCATCGACCTCGACCCGGCGCGGGTCGAAACCGCCGACCGCGGGACGCTCGAACGCCTCCAGCAGGCCCACGTCGCCGCGGTTCCCTTCGAGACGCTGGCGGTGACCGGCGACCCCTTCGGACCGGCCGACGGCGAGGGCGTGACCCTGACCCTGCCCCACCTCTACGAGAAGGTGGTGGAGCGAGAGCGCGGCGGGTTCTGCTTCGAGTTGAACGGCCTGTTCGGGTGGTTGCTCGCGGAACTCGGCTTCGACGCCGACCGAATCGCCGCCCGGATGCTGAGCGACGACGGCGACCCCCGGCCGCCCGCGAACCACCACAGTCACCTCGTCTCGCTGGACCGTCGGTACGTCGTGGACGTGGGATGCGGGACGCCGCCGCTCCGCCGACCGCTTCCCCTCGACGGAAGCGTCAGCGAGGACGCGGCGGGGGTCGCGTGGCGCGTGGTCGAGAGCGACCGGTCCGACGCCGAGTACCTGACCCAGTACCGGACGCCGGGCGGCGAGTGGTCCGACCGGTATCTGTTCGACACGACGCCGCGGAAACTCGGCTACTTCGAGGCGACCTGCGACCACCTCGCCACCGCGCCCGAGTCGGCGTTCACGGGCGACCCGACCGTCTCGATTGCGACCGAGCGGGGGTATCAGAAGCTCTCGCCCGAGAAGTTCACTCGAACCGAGCGCGGCGACCGGACCGAGCGCGAAGTGACCGAAGCCGAGTGGTCCGACCTGCTGGAGTCGGAGTTCGGCCTGCGGTACGGGTGGACGTGA
- a CDS encoding S8 family serine peptidase: protein MLPEQAVSRRTVLKTTGGSLLAVGAGGLASADPDDVVRVNVGFDSEAGRAAAREAASEVVREFDFDAATLRLPKRAATALADRGGVRYVEHDGTAHALSTTWGYDRIDADVTNINGYTGDGVDVAIIDTGLPCNSSCLPNVGAGKAFVDCTSSCCAPWDDDNGHGANVAAVIGASETCDCTTGIAPDATLHAVKVLDDYGAGSYSDIAAGVEYTANQGWDVANMSLGGSSGSSVLRDACQYAQNNGVVLVGAAGGSGPCTDCVGYPAAYSEVVAVGATNENDGLASFSSQGPEVEVVAPGTNITTVDPDGSCITLSGTSMATAHASGVLALLMGAGYTNTGARTRLRDTAEDLGLPSDEQGYGLVDAAAALGLDSSDD from the coding sequence ATGCTCCCCGAACAGGCTGTCTCCCGACGCACCGTGCTGAAGACGACCGGCGGTTCGCTCCTCGCTGTCGGCGCAGGTGGTCTCGCCTCGGCCGACCCCGACGACGTGGTACGAGTCAACGTCGGGTTCGACTCCGAGGCGGGTCGCGCCGCCGCGCGCGAGGCCGCAAGCGAAGTCGTCCGCGAGTTCGACTTCGACGCCGCGACCCTCCGACTCCCGAAACGCGCCGCGACTGCGCTGGCCGACCGCGGTGGCGTGCGCTACGTCGAACACGACGGCACCGCACACGCCCTCTCGACGACGTGGGGCTACGACCGCATCGACGCCGACGTGACCAACATCAACGGGTACACCGGCGACGGCGTGGACGTGGCTATCATCGACACCGGCCTGCCGTGTAACAGTTCTTGTCTGCCGAACGTCGGTGCCGGCAAGGCGTTCGTAGACTGCACTTCGAGTTGCTGTGCGCCGTGGGACGACGACAACGGCCACGGGGCGAACGTCGCGGCGGTCATCGGCGCGAGCGAGACCTGCGACTGCACCACCGGCATCGCGCCCGACGCGACCCTCCACGCCGTGAAGGTGCTGGACGACTACGGCGCGGGGTCGTACTCCGACATCGCCGCGGGCGTCGAGTACACCGCGAATCAGGGGTGGGACGTGGCGAACATGAGTCTCGGCGGCAGTTCCGGGTCGTCGGTCCTGCGGGACGCTTGCCAGTACGCCCAGAACAACGGCGTCGTCCTCGTGGGCGCGGCGGGCGGAAGCGGTCCCTGCACCGACTGCGTGGGTTACCCCGCCGCTTACTCCGAAGTCGTCGCCGTGGGCGCAACCAACGAGAACGACGGTCTCGCGTCGTTCTCCAGTCAGGGTCCTGAAGTCGAAGTCGTCGCGCCCGGCACCAACATCACCACGGTGGACCCCGACGGCTCGTGCATCACTCTCTCGGGCACGTCGATGGCGACGGCCCACGCCTCGGGCGTCCTCGCCCTCCTGATGGGCGCGGGATACACCAACACCGGCGCTCGCACCCGCCTGCGCGACACCGCTGAGGACCTCGGCCTGCCGAGCGACGAACAGGGCTACGGACTGGTCGATGCGGCCGCGGCGCTGGGACTCGATTCGAGCGACGACTAA